A window of the Electrophorus electricus isolate fEleEle1 chromosome 11, fEleEle1.pri, whole genome shotgun sequence genome harbors these coding sequences:
- the zgc:66472 gene encoding uncharacterized protein zgc:66472 gives MEVDDPIAAKFQTLVESLMVKTTSDIVKVFTEVFLETRVEISRSWKEVDDLKQQLQESEEQRTHAILRSQLTSSFKKEDGGMSCVTPQVSVSDTSTLSPEGRGEKVQIPKNATDEKTANRHSCVAVHGPTTTQISPGTSGSNQFVNRPNQNHKGTLTRTVVKSHHPPKSSAVARHQTSMIKVVSKSPLQTVSVVSSTQTSSCTAMTILGKKSEIKKAVVLKKKCIQKKTASTCNITSTHKLRDRQLSTQRRCLCCSADTCTLKMKHPKTNSQVVQHTYTCKRCGKRFYESMQLKHHKCMHECSRCGQTFTSLKNMATHRRSINPSTRPYPYYCCLCGQMLATQCGWNIHKRIHAHSDHFQNAQDAPKPCQTLTGAKELNAKVEVRLERISDAQVEAALSPKGSLLQDEATSLNSLDISQKVPLGVETSVFKGSVIAPSTCTNMNTPVLTEGSASQSVTKPVEECLPSTSRIGMHKNVKQADIQTASAQILPVENRTESDSRRKANVKCEKGSSVKGAKSSLRKTKMPDCNHGVYNGVFPVEKILRWRNTKGQNEVRVKWMPCSLCGAKWKNTWEPAESFISYSKNEEPTNK, from the exons ATGGAGGTGGATGACCCTATAGCTGCCAAATTTCAGACTCTTGTTGAGTCTCTCATGGTGAAGACAACCTCTGACATTGTGAAGGTTTTTACCGAAGTGTTCTTGGAGACCAGGGTGGAAATTTCTCGCAGCTGGAAGGAAGTTGATGATCTGAAGCAGCAGTTGCAAGAGAGTGAAGAGCAGAGAACGCATGCTATTTTGAGAAGTCAGTTAACCAGCAGCTTCAAGAAAGAAGATGGGGGGATGTCCTGTGTGACCCCTCAGGTTTCTGTTTCAGATACCAGTACTCTTAGCCCAGAGGGCAGAGGGGAAAAG GTGCAGATACCTAAGAATGCTACAGATGAGAAAACAGCCAacagacacagctgtgtggcAGTCCATGGACCAACAACAACTCAGATATCACCCG gTACCTCTGGGAGTAACCAATTTGTAAATAGGCCAAACCAAAACCACAAGGGCACCTTAACTCGAACTGTGGTTAAAAGTCATCATCCACCTAAATCATCGGCAGTCGCAAGGCATCAAACATCTATGATAAAAGTGGTGTCAAAGTCTCCACTACAAACTGTGTCAGTGGTTAGTTCCACTCAAACCTCCTCTTGTACAGCCATGACAATACTTGGTAAAAAATCAGAGATTAAAAAAGCTGTGGTGCTGAAGAAAAAATGCATCCAAAAGAAAACTGCATCTACATGTAACATCACTTCTACACATAAGCTGCGTGACAGGCAGCTTAGCACCCAAAGGCGTTGTCTGTGCTGCTCAGCAGACACATGCACCCTGAAAATGAAGCATCCAAAAACAAATTCCCAAGTTGttcaacatacatacacatgcaaacgaTGCGGTAAGAGGTTTTATGAATCAATGCAGCTCAAGCACCACAAGTGCATGCATGAATGCAGCAGGTGTGGACAGACCTTCACCAGTCTGAAGAACATGGCAACACATAGACGAAGTATCAACCCTTCCACGAGGCCATACCCATACTACTGCTGCCTCTGTGGTCAAATGCTTGCTACCCAGTGTGGCTGGAATATACACAAGAGGATCCATGCTCATTCAGATCACTTTCAGAATGCCCAAGATGCCCCAAAGCCCTGCCAAACACTCACAGGGGCCAAAGAACTAAATGCCAAAGTGGAGGTTCGCTTGGAGAGAATTTCAGATGCTCAGGTGGAAGCTGCCTTGTCTCCCAAAGGCTCCTTGTTGCAAGATGAAGCAACTAGTCTGAATTCCTTGGATATTTCACAGAAGGTGCCTTTAGGAGTGGAAACATCTGTGTTTAAAGGGAGTGTTATTGCACCATCCACATGCACAAATATGAATACCCCAGTGCTAACTGAGGGATCTGCATCCCAGAGTGTGACCAAACCTGTTGAGGAATGCCTACCATCTACGTCAAGAATTGGAATGCATAAAAATGTGAAGCAGGCAGATATTCAAACTGCCTCTGCCCAAATCCTGCCAGTAGAAAATAGGACTGAATCAGATTCACGAAGAAAGGccaatgtgaaatgtgaaaaaggaTCTTCAGTGAAGGGAGCAAAATCATCTTTAAGGAAGACAAAAATGCCAG aTTGCAATCATGGCGTGTACAATGGCGTGTTTCCTGTTGAGAAAATTCTTAGATGGAGGAACACAAAG GGTCAAAATGAAGTCAGAGTCAAGTGGATGCCTTGCTCGTTGTG tggggcaaaatggaaaaacacatGGGAGCCAGCTGAAAGTTTTATTTCTTACAGCAAAAATGAGGAACCTACAAACAAGTAG
- the urb2 gene encoding unhealthy ribosome biogenesis protein 2 homolog isoform X1, with protein sequence MATIYSGFHVKLKSPLTPWSDRLKLARFAWTSRQCFLPNKEQVLFDWVSHALSCYYNKKVQVPLEVVEDLWTYLDEILHSKKLYNVLNQGKTITLNPSLAKIINERILESTSGTLPVSLSIILSCCHGILTSPVLSVTYTASYELLVKLLATVCGLACFQLKQQGSPEPLQLKVFEVLFLVLNTYLTVQRQQGNANRVFAQVTEHLFLPLCLLRHLLTTRVWTEVDDTRIRQQLKKDIRNKVDTILQSALFHSDHLSSYKEVLPSENKSGARKEPRGKPLLCPVSTIVSKLVHKYGDDNEALFYAVRSSSLPLLFKMALDSFCKREENKLLCFHFMTKLITALEFTEDLSVKETFKAANWSLALLALENILNCCLSADVYNVAADRIHHREVQFNFFRKVAKLLLNNTQTGIPAWYRCLKNLLALNHQILEPDLDELISSVWVDADNMELRVKKARETLVSEILQTYSKLRQLPRLIEELLGVIDRPAAYELRQALLPQVVQKSLSQCLLNNPPRQNLEICMLILEKMQNELPYVAEMREASALKLFSLGILLHAVIFSLKALDDSTPVPIVRQTQSLMENMLTFLRALLQNLEETLIKDSICGEKIQETSLLLTHTWHEADALFQIHCSKYTSSAGLSNDVSPVSDAIEKVLTLTGSGVQVISPLSKLLQKHLALHKMKKHLLIANANTQNILCETAQYVVNRQEHLLNLNMDQIWDLQLCSVDSDTYPVACWFLIITNLPLIAPYLSQEDASHIADMILNSVLQSNTGSNMEKTDQSISNISRQLLESVVLCELPHVHSAVVTSINKRIFGLLSASDVHSVCPSFFRSCTEMDVSENKEEGIAEISPSLKRLKAMAQEIIDSVKTGTSISVSDTQVGSLLRLIKITNALNPYAMPLESYLELFLSSFLMSLCVQHHENGACSAPISLLKELFDIMAFLVGSNSHHVLKVVHGSTLLETAMMSLFSSLRKGLFGSVDISVWFSLLQSVQGFIQSLIHLIIIRKSSVQINLEKFTNFMVESTVAVGSSANSGKCEETQCLIELHLATLSTLCKEIISIFGEKKYLNEIMSELLGKAVFIMVPTIQSVMKGTAGSIIRLSFTVDVVTVMIKCELAKASLHTEGVANEDAQDKLSHTGGLYKSFGQQIMKEFCSAPQPMDFLISSIHYLSAFYSAAITTKETDLEDLYSEILKSIHKLLSSVWLSISEVKELEAPVKDLLAQLVVNCSQEQFRLLLLMFQEGLVATKVERGYYRDVLATVALIKLLAGCPLPLTCSKAFWAIVPQIISSLVFVVRESREVATLTSSLIVPVVDTLTTLLRQGESWLSNPHNIILVLGALHFVPLENQSMEDYYSAFQAIHEALFAIILCYPKIMLKSAPTFLNCFYRLVTSIIHEGKQKGMNEKEKDSEKLLKCARLVERMYTHIGKTAEGFSILSSFMVAQYVNELQKVTLRPEIKAHLTEGIYCILDQCIENDIKFLNRTLQKGLKEVFDELYKNYTRYHKSQWQGEEKYTA encoded by the exons ATGGCTACCATCTACTCTGGATTCCATGTGAAGCTGAAAAGCCCTCTCACACCATGGTCAGATAGGCTGAAGCTAGCTCGATTTGCATGGACATCCAGACAGTGCTTCCTCCCAAATAAGGAACag gttttgtttgaCTGGGTCTCTCATGCCCTTTCTTGTTACTACAACAAGAAAGTACAGGTCCCACTGGAAGTAGTGGAAGACCTATGGACCTACTTGGATGAAATTCTTCACAGCAAGAAGCTCTATAATGTCCTAAACCAAGGAAAGACCATTACACTGAATCCATCATTGGCAAAG ATAATCAACGAAAGGATTCTGGAAAGCACTTCAGGGACTCTGCCTGTTAGCTTGTCCATTATTTTGAGCTGTTGCCATGGAATCCTGACCagtcctgtcctgtctgtgaCTTACACGGCCAGCTATGAGCTGCTTGTGAAATTACTGGCTACGGTGTGTGGCTTGGCCTGTTTTCAGCTGAAGCAACAGGGTTCTCCAGAGCCTCTACAACTCAAGGTCTTTGAggttttgtttcttgttcttAACACCTACCTGACTGTACAAAGACAGCAAGGCAATGCCAACAGAGTTTTTGCCCAGGTCACAGAACACCTTTTTCTGCCTTTGTGCTTGCTAAGACATTTGTTGACCACAAGGGTATGGACCGAAGTGGATGACACGAGAATACGGCAGCAACTTAAAAAAGATATCCGCAACAAAGTGGACACAATTCTTCAGTCTGCTCTTTTCCACTCTGACCACCTATCATCTTACAAAGAAGTTCTGCCATCAGAAAATAAATCAGGTGCTAGAAAGGAACCTAGAGGAAAGCCGTTGCTTTGCCCTGTTTCAACCATTGTGTCAAAGCTTGTCCACAAATATGGAGATGACAATGAGGCTTTGTTTTATGCTGTCAGATCCAGTTCTCTCccattactttttaaaatggctttagATTCATTTtgcaaaagagaagagaacaagCTACTTTGCTTTCACTTTATGACAAAGTTAATAACTGCTCTAGAATTTACAGAGGATCTGAGCGTCAaggaaacatttaaagctgCAAACTGGAGCCTTGCTCTTCTCGCACTAGAGAACATTCTGAATTGCTGCTTGTCTGCAGATGTTTATAATGTAGCTGCAGACAGAATACATCACAGAGAAGTGCAGTTCAATTTCTTCAGAAAAGTTGCAAAGCTTTTGCTCAATAATACACAGACAGGCATACCAGCCTGGTACCGTTGTCTGAAAAATCTTCTTGCACTGAATCACCAAATCCTGGAGCCTGATCTAGATGAGCTTATTTCATCTGTGTGGGTTGATGCAGACAACATGGAACTACGTGTGAAGAAAGCTCGGGAAACACTTGTGTCTGAGATCCTGCAGACCTACAGTAAACTGCGACAGCTGCCTAGACTCATTGAAGAACTTTTGGGTGTAATTGATCGACCAGCTGCTTATGAACTGAGGCAGGCATTGTTGCCTCAGGTTGTGCAGAAGAGCTTGTCTCAGTGTCTCTTGAACAACCCTCCCAGACAGAATCTTGAAATCTGCATGCTTATCCTggagaaaatgcaaaatgagcTCCCCTATGTGGCAGAGATGAGAGAGGCATCTGCTCTGAAGCTATTCTCCTTGGGTATTCTCCTCCATGCAGTTATTTTCAGTCTGAAGGCCCTAGATGACAGCACTCCAGTGCCTATTGTCAGACAAACTCAGAGTCTTATGGAGAACATGCTTACATTTCTGAGGGCCTTGCTGCAGAATCTTGAAGAGACTTTGATTAAAGACAGCATCTGTGGAGAGAAGATTCAAGAGACGAGTCTTCTCCTTACTCATACTTGGCATGAGGCTGATGCTCTCTTTCAAATCCACTGCAGTAAATACACATCCTCAGCTGGTCTGAGCAATGATGTcagtcctgtctctgatgcaaTAGAGAAGGTTTTGACTTTAACAGGCTCTGGGGTCCAGGTCATTAGTCCACTGAGTAAGCTGCTTCAAAAACATCTTGCCCtccacaaaatgaaaaaacatttactcATAGCCAATGCAAACACTCAAAACATTCTTTGTGAAACTGCTCAGTATGTAGTGAATAGACAAGAACACTTATTAAATCTGAACATGGACCAAATCTGGGATCTCCAGCTTTGCAGTGTTGATAGTGATACCTATCCAGTGGCTTGTTGGTTTCTCATAATCACCAATCTTCCTTTAATTGCCCCATACCTCTCACAAGAAGATGCATCCCACATAGCAGACATGATTTTAAACTCTGTGCTTCAGAGTAACACTGGAAGCAACATGGAGAAGACTGATCAGTCTATCTCCAATATCTCAAGGCAGCTACTTGAGAGTGTGGTTCTTTGTGAATTACCTCATGTGCACTCAGCTGTGGTGACTTCTATAAACAAAAGGATATTTGGACTGCTAAGTGCTTCAGATGTACATTCTGTATGTCCCTCATTTTTCAGATCTTGCACAGAAATGGATGTCTCTGAAAACAAGGAAGAAGGCATTGCTGAGATCTCACCTTCTTTAAAGAGACTGAAAGCCATGGCCCAGGAGATTATAGACAGTGTTAAAACTGGTACATCTATAtctgtgtctgatacacaaGTAGGCAGCCTTCTGCGGTTGATCAAGATCACAAATGCCCTGAATCCATATGCAATGCCACTCGAAAGTTATTTAGAACTTTTTTTGAGCTCATTTTTAATGAGTCTTTGTGTTCAGCATCATGAAAATGGAGCATGTTCAGCACCCATCAGTCTTTTGAAAGAGCTGTTTGACATCATGGCATTCTTGGTGGGGAGTAATTCTCATCATGTCCTTAAAGTTGTACATGGTAGTACACTATTGGAGACTGCTATGAtgtctcttttctcctctttgaGGAAGGGCCTTTTTGGAAGTGTAGacatttctgtttggttttctttgcttCAGTCAGTTCAAGGCTTTATCCAGAGCTTAATCCATCTGATAATCATTCGAAAAAGTAGTGTGCAAATCAATCTAGAGAAGTTCACCAATTTCATGGTTGAAAGCACTGTTGCTGTTGGATCATCTGCAAACTCAGGGAAATGTGAAGAGACTCAGTGCTTGATAGAACTTCATCTAGCAACTTTGAGTACACTTTGTAAAGAAATCATATCTATCTTTGGGGAAAAGAAGTACTTGAACGAGATTATGAGTGAGTTGCTGGGAAAGGCAGTCTTCATTATGGTGCCTACCATCCAGTCTGTAATGAAAGGCACTGCAGGCAGTATAATTAGGCTGTCATTCACTGTTGATGTGGTAACTGTAATGATTAAGTGTGAACTAGCAAAGGCTTCTCTTCACACTGAAGGCGTGGCTAATGAGGATGCACAAGACAAATTATCCCACACAGGAGGACTGTACAAGAGTTTTGGCCAGCAGATCATGAAGGAGTTCTGCTCAGCACCTCAACCCATGGATTTTCTCATTTCATCAATCCATTATCTCTCAGCATTTTATTCAGCTGCAATAACAACTAAGGAAACAGATCTTGAAGATCTCTATTCAGAGATTCTGAAGAGCATCCATAAATTATTGTCAA GTGTATGGTTGTCTATATCAGAAGTAAAGGAGCTCGAGGCACCAGTTAAAGACCTACTTGCTCAGCTGGTGGTCAACTGTTCACAAGAGCAATTCCGTCTGCTCCTTCTCATGTTCCAAGAGGGACTTGTTGCTACCAAAGTTGAAAGAGGCTACTATAGA GATGTCCTTGCAACTGTGGCATTAATAAAGCTGCTTGCCGGGTGTCCATTACCATTGACCTGCTCAAAAGCATTCTGGGCTATTGTTCCACAGATCATATCTTCTCTTGTT TTTGTGGTAAGAGAGTCCAGAGAAGTGGCTACCCTAACCAGTTCTCTAATTGTGCCAGTGGTAGACACCCTCACCACACTTCTCCGTCAGGGAGAATCTTGGCTGTCCAACCCGCACAATATCATCCTGGTCCTGGGTGCTCTTCATTTTGTTCCCCTGGAGAACCAGTCCATGGAGGACTACTACTCTGCCTTTCAAGCTATCCATGAAGCCTTGTTTGCCATCATCCTATGCTACCCTAAG ATAATGCTGAAGTCTGCACCGACCTTCTTGAACTGTTTTTATCGTCTGGTGACATCCATCATACATGAAGGCAAGCAGAAGGGCATGAATGAGAAAG AGAAGGATTCTGAAAAGCTCTTGAAGTGTGCCAGACTAGTGGAGAGAATGTATACCCACATTGGCAAAACTGCTGAGGGATTCTCAATTTTGTCCTCTTTCATGGTGGCTCAGTATGTTAATGAACTACAGAAG GTGACACTTCGTCCAGAAATCAAGGCACACCTGACAGAAGGCATCTACTGTATCCTGGACCAGTGTATTGAAAATGATATAAAGTTCTTGAACAGGACATTGCAAAAGGGTCTTAAGGAGGTATTTGATGAACTGTACAAAAACTACACACGCTATCACAAATCACAATGGCAAGGAGAAGAAAAGTATACTGCCTGA
- the urb2 gene encoding unhealthy ribosome biogenesis protein 2 homolog isoform X2: MATIYSGFHVKLKSPLTPWSDRLKLARFAWTSRQCFLPNKEQVLFDWVSHALSCYYNKKVQVPLEVVEDLWTYLDEILHSKKLYNVLNQGKTITLNPSLAKIINERILESTSGTLPVSLSIILSCCHGILTSPVLSVTYTASYELLVKLLATVCGLACFQLKQQGSPEPLQLKVFEVLFLVLNTYLTVQRQQGNANRVFAQVTEHLFLPLCLLRHLLTTRVWTEVDDTRIRQQLKKDIRNKVDTILQSALFHSDHLSSYKEVLPSENKSGARKEPRGKPLLCPVSTIVSKLVHKYGDDNEALFYAVRSSSLPLLFKMALDSFCKREENKLLCFHFMTKLITALEFTEDLSVKETFKAANWSLALLALENILNCCLSADVYNVAADRIHHREVQFNFFRKVAKLLLNNTQTGIPAWYRCLKNLLALNHQILEPDLDELISSVWVDADNMELRVKKARETLVSEILQTYSKLRQLPRLIEELLGVIDRPAAYELRQALLPQVVQKSLSQCLLNNPPRQNLEICMLILEKMQNELPYVAEMREASALKLFSLGILLHAVIFSLKALDDSTPVPIVRQTQSLMENMLTFLRALLQNLEETLIKDSICGEKIQETSLLLTHTWHEADALFQIHCSKYTSSAGLSNDVSPVSDAIEKVLTLTGSGVQVISPLSKLLQKHLALHKMKKHLLIANANTQNILCETAQYVVNRQEHLLNLNMDQIWDLQLCSVDSDTYPVACWFLIITNLPLIAPYLSQEDASHIADMILNSVLQSNTGSNMEKTDQSISNISRQLLESVVLCELPHVHSAVVTSINKRIFGLLSASDVHSVCPSFFRSCTEMDVSENKEEGIAEISPSLKRLKAMAQEIIDSVKTGTSISVSDTQVGSLLRLIKITNALNPYAMPLESYLELFLSSFLMSLCVQHHENGACSAPISLLKELFDIMAFLVGSNSHHVLKVVHGSTLLETAMMSLFSSLRKGLFGSVDISVWFSLLQSVQGFIQSLIHLIIIRKSSVQINLEKFTNFMVESTVAVGSSANSGKCEETQCLIELHLATLSTLCKEIISIFGEKKYLNEIMSELLGKAVFIMVPTIQSVMKGTAGSIIRLSFTVDVVTVMIKCELAKASLHTEGVANEDAQDKLSHTGGLYKSFGQQIMKEFCSAPQPMDFLISSIHYLSAFYSAAITTKETDLEDLYSEILKSIHKLLSSVWLSISEVKELEAPVKDLLAQLVVNCSQEQFRLLLLMFQEGLVATKVERGYYRDVLATVALIKLLAGCPLPLTCSKAFWAIVPQIISSLVW; the protein is encoded by the exons ATGGCTACCATCTACTCTGGATTCCATGTGAAGCTGAAAAGCCCTCTCACACCATGGTCAGATAGGCTGAAGCTAGCTCGATTTGCATGGACATCCAGACAGTGCTTCCTCCCAAATAAGGAACag gttttgtttgaCTGGGTCTCTCATGCCCTTTCTTGTTACTACAACAAGAAAGTACAGGTCCCACTGGAAGTAGTGGAAGACCTATGGACCTACTTGGATGAAATTCTTCACAGCAAGAAGCTCTATAATGTCCTAAACCAAGGAAAGACCATTACACTGAATCCATCATTGGCAAAG ATAATCAACGAAAGGATTCTGGAAAGCACTTCAGGGACTCTGCCTGTTAGCTTGTCCATTATTTTGAGCTGTTGCCATGGAATCCTGACCagtcctgtcctgtctgtgaCTTACACGGCCAGCTATGAGCTGCTTGTGAAATTACTGGCTACGGTGTGTGGCTTGGCCTGTTTTCAGCTGAAGCAACAGGGTTCTCCAGAGCCTCTACAACTCAAGGTCTTTGAggttttgtttcttgttcttAACACCTACCTGACTGTACAAAGACAGCAAGGCAATGCCAACAGAGTTTTTGCCCAGGTCACAGAACACCTTTTTCTGCCTTTGTGCTTGCTAAGACATTTGTTGACCACAAGGGTATGGACCGAAGTGGATGACACGAGAATACGGCAGCAACTTAAAAAAGATATCCGCAACAAAGTGGACACAATTCTTCAGTCTGCTCTTTTCCACTCTGACCACCTATCATCTTACAAAGAAGTTCTGCCATCAGAAAATAAATCAGGTGCTAGAAAGGAACCTAGAGGAAAGCCGTTGCTTTGCCCTGTTTCAACCATTGTGTCAAAGCTTGTCCACAAATATGGAGATGACAATGAGGCTTTGTTTTATGCTGTCAGATCCAGTTCTCTCccattactttttaaaatggctttagATTCATTTtgcaaaagagaagagaacaagCTACTTTGCTTTCACTTTATGACAAAGTTAATAACTGCTCTAGAATTTACAGAGGATCTGAGCGTCAaggaaacatttaaagctgCAAACTGGAGCCTTGCTCTTCTCGCACTAGAGAACATTCTGAATTGCTGCTTGTCTGCAGATGTTTATAATGTAGCTGCAGACAGAATACATCACAGAGAAGTGCAGTTCAATTTCTTCAGAAAAGTTGCAAAGCTTTTGCTCAATAATACACAGACAGGCATACCAGCCTGGTACCGTTGTCTGAAAAATCTTCTTGCACTGAATCACCAAATCCTGGAGCCTGATCTAGATGAGCTTATTTCATCTGTGTGGGTTGATGCAGACAACATGGAACTACGTGTGAAGAAAGCTCGGGAAACACTTGTGTCTGAGATCCTGCAGACCTACAGTAAACTGCGACAGCTGCCTAGACTCATTGAAGAACTTTTGGGTGTAATTGATCGACCAGCTGCTTATGAACTGAGGCAGGCATTGTTGCCTCAGGTTGTGCAGAAGAGCTTGTCTCAGTGTCTCTTGAACAACCCTCCCAGACAGAATCTTGAAATCTGCATGCTTATCCTggagaaaatgcaaaatgagcTCCCCTATGTGGCAGAGATGAGAGAGGCATCTGCTCTGAAGCTATTCTCCTTGGGTATTCTCCTCCATGCAGTTATTTTCAGTCTGAAGGCCCTAGATGACAGCACTCCAGTGCCTATTGTCAGACAAACTCAGAGTCTTATGGAGAACATGCTTACATTTCTGAGGGCCTTGCTGCAGAATCTTGAAGAGACTTTGATTAAAGACAGCATCTGTGGAGAGAAGATTCAAGAGACGAGTCTTCTCCTTACTCATACTTGGCATGAGGCTGATGCTCTCTTTCAAATCCACTGCAGTAAATACACATCCTCAGCTGGTCTGAGCAATGATGTcagtcctgtctctgatgcaaTAGAGAAGGTTTTGACTTTAACAGGCTCTGGGGTCCAGGTCATTAGTCCACTGAGTAAGCTGCTTCAAAAACATCTTGCCCtccacaaaatgaaaaaacatttactcATAGCCAATGCAAACACTCAAAACATTCTTTGTGAAACTGCTCAGTATGTAGTGAATAGACAAGAACACTTATTAAATCTGAACATGGACCAAATCTGGGATCTCCAGCTTTGCAGTGTTGATAGTGATACCTATCCAGTGGCTTGTTGGTTTCTCATAATCACCAATCTTCCTTTAATTGCCCCATACCTCTCACAAGAAGATGCATCCCACATAGCAGACATGATTTTAAACTCTGTGCTTCAGAGTAACACTGGAAGCAACATGGAGAAGACTGATCAGTCTATCTCCAATATCTCAAGGCAGCTACTTGAGAGTGTGGTTCTTTGTGAATTACCTCATGTGCACTCAGCTGTGGTGACTTCTATAAACAAAAGGATATTTGGACTGCTAAGTGCTTCAGATGTACATTCTGTATGTCCCTCATTTTTCAGATCTTGCACAGAAATGGATGTCTCTGAAAACAAGGAAGAAGGCATTGCTGAGATCTCACCTTCTTTAAAGAGACTGAAAGCCATGGCCCAGGAGATTATAGACAGTGTTAAAACTGGTACATCTATAtctgtgtctgatacacaaGTAGGCAGCCTTCTGCGGTTGATCAAGATCACAAATGCCCTGAATCCATATGCAATGCCACTCGAAAGTTATTTAGAACTTTTTTTGAGCTCATTTTTAATGAGTCTTTGTGTTCAGCATCATGAAAATGGAGCATGTTCAGCACCCATCAGTCTTTTGAAAGAGCTGTTTGACATCATGGCATTCTTGGTGGGGAGTAATTCTCATCATGTCCTTAAAGTTGTACATGGTAGTACACTATTGGAGACTGCTATGAtgtctcttttctcctctttgaGGAAGGGCCTTTTTGGAAGTGTAGacatttctgtttggttttctttgcttCAGTCAGTTCAAGGCTTTATCCAGAGCTTAATCCATCTGATAATCATTCGAAAAAGTAGTGTGCAAATCAATCTAGAGAAGTTCACCAATTTCATGGTTGAAAGCACTGTTGCTGTTGGATCATCTGCAAACTCAGGGAAATGTGAAGAGACTCAGTGCTTGATAGAACTTCATCTAGCAACTTTGAGTACACTTTGTAAAGAAATCATATCTATCTTTGGGGAAAAGAAGTACTTGAACGAGATTATGAGTGAGTTGCTGGGAAAGGCAGTCTTCATTATGGTGCCTACCATCCAGTCTGTAATGAAAGGCACTGCAGGCAGTATAATTAGGCTGTCATTCACTGTTGATGTGGTAACTGTAATGATTAAGTGTGAACTAGCAAAGGCTTCTCTTCACACTGAAGGCGTGGCTAATGAGGATGCACAAGACAAATTATCCCACACAGGAGGACTGTACAAGAGTTTTGGCCAGCAGATCATGAAGGAGTTCTGCTCAGCACCTCAACCCATGGATTTTCTCATTTCATCAATCCATTATCTCTCAGCATTTTATTCAGCTGCAATAACAACTAAGGAAACAGATCTTGAAGATCTCTATTCAGAGATTCTGAAGAGCATCCATAAATTATTGTCAA GTGTATGGTTGTCTATATCAGAAGTAAAGGAGCTCGAGGCACCAGTTAAAGACCTACTTGCTCAGCTGGTGGTCAACTGTTCACAAGAGCAATTCCGTCTGCTCCTTCTCATGTTCCAAGAGGGACTTGTTGCTACCAAAGTTGAAAGAGGCTACTATAGA GATGTCCTTGCAACTGTGGCATTAATAAAGCTGCTTGCCGGGTGTCCATTACCATTGACCTGCTCAAAAGCATTCTGGGCTATTGTTCCACAGATCATATCTTCTCTTGTT TGGTAG